The Humulus lupulus chromosome 7, drHumLupu1.1, whole genome shotgun sequence region tatgaggtgTTGCGCTCATATAGTGAACCTAATTGTCACTGAAGGGTTGAAGGAAAAACATGGGTCAATTGCAGCAATTAGAAatgttgtgaggtttgttaggtcTTCTCCTTCTAGGCTAAATTTTTTTAAGGAGCGTGTCATGCAAGAAAGGATTGAATGTAAATGGCTTCTGTGTTTAGATGTCCCAACAAGGTGGAGCTCCACATATCTAATGCTCAATTGTACAATATAATTTCGGAAGGCATTTGACAGGATGCAACTAGATGctaattatatgaaatattttgatgaggttgacaaagatggaaaaccaaaggagccccccccccccccccccccccccccccaattgtTGTTGATAGGAATAATGCTCTAGTGTTTTTGAGGTTTTTGGAGACTTTTTACGAAATAACATTAAAGTTTAGTGGGTTTACTTATGTTACTGCTAATAAGTACTTCATTGAGATCTATAATATGAAACATGAGTTGTATGACTTAGCAGCTGACGATGATGAGAATGAGTTATTGAGGACAATGGCAATGAGCATGAAAGTAAAGTATGACAAGTATTGGGGAAAACTTGATAATTGCAATGAGGCACTTCTAATTGCCTTGGTCCTTGACCCAAGATACAAGCTTGACTATCTCAGTCATCGCTTTAGTGCTACTTATGATGAGATGACGTGCAAAGAGATGGTGAAAAGGGTAGAGAAGACAATGCGGGCAATGTTTGATCAATATAATGAGACAACATCAAGTCTTCATCCATCGACATCTATGACTCAGCTACAGTCAACCTCTATTGTTAGTGCTTCATCCACATTCGTCATGCCTGTTAGTGGTCAACCTAGTGCCAAGAAGAAGTCACGAAATTTGCATGATGAGTTTGTGGCACGGATATTGGAGAAGGATGATGGAATGACAAAAAATGAGGTTGATAAATATTTGGAAGAGGAACCTGAGCAACCAAGTGAGAATTTGAATGTTTTGGGATGGTGGGCTAGTAGTGGGTGCAAGTACAAGATCTTATCACTTATGGCTCGTGATGTGTTAACTATACTGGTTACCACCGTTGCTTCTGAGGCGGCATTTTATATAGGAGGTTGAATTTTAGATTCTTTTAGAAGCTCACTAAGCCCAAGGATGGTCGaagcattaatttgtctcaataacTGGTGGAGCGGATCACATCAACCCATCATTGTTCGAGACTATATGGATGAAGAAGAAGCGCTTCAAACATCATAGTATCTTGAGTCAGGTAGTTTATTGCATTTTATTTGGATTTTCattataaatatctattttaagtGTGTAAATGttttataatctaatatttatcttttatattaataatatttgtagaGATGACCAATGATCCTACAAGTGCTGGGCATCCTCTGTCAATTTTCAGTCTTCAGCCTCATCTGCACAACAATCTACGAATTAAAAGAATTTCTTGTAAGAATTTATTCGTGCCTGCCTTTACTTAGTATGTTGTTATTTATTAtcctttatttcttttatttaataatttttttatttgaattttgaaaggaaTGAAGGAAAGGAAGGAAGGAAATGGCATGAAGTTtctttgtattttgaattttcatGGACTTTATGTTTATGGTTGTAGACTTATGGACTTTATTATGGTTTTGTAGTTAACTAGTTATGTACTTTAGTTTATGGACTTTATCTTTGTTTATGGTTGTATTTTGGGACTTTGAcattttttatgtttgtaattggtAATTTGAACTTTGTTTGTATTTTAAGTgtttttggacttttgattgacattatattttaactttcttcttctttcttttcatttcttacttttaaaaaaaaaaatgaaaggatGTATAATAACATTGTTTAAATGACAAAACATTTGGAAAAGAAAAATTACATTATATGGGTAATATTCATTTTTAAAGAAAACTTGATATGTTAGTTAATTTAGATTTTTGagttaactttttaattaatttcttGGTAGTTAGAATTGTATAAAGGAAAATTTACATAAAATAGTATATTTAGTGAACAAAAATAAACTTTATCTGATCACACATAatgttttttcatttttatttaaaaatggtatttttgcaaaattggccttttcggcccaaaacccaaAAGGCCCAGCCCAACCCGAATCCAACCCGAAAAACTCGAAACccgaaaaaatccaaaaaattcagatcgtttcggtaccatttttctccaCCCGAAACTCACAAAACTCGAACCCAATAAACTCGAAACCCGAAAATTCGACTCTTGTGCACCCCTACTTTTTATGGGTGTTTGGGTTTAATATACAAACGAAGTTATTAGTAAAAAAAACTAtttagagcactcccaatggatgagctaaaatgtgttattctttataatatagagaaaaaatggtTAAGTAGTATTCCAATAgatgatgtaaagttatatttttttacctaaatgaataatatttctctatatgtagtgaaacactattcatcaagctataaatattttattattttttttataaacttttgtatatatatatatatatatatatgagtatgatactattatatttaattattttattttttaaaatgaataaaatattttaaaaaatataatatataaatgatgtagagaaaaaatagagaatcagatgtatggtataatgtaaaagtttgaggtaaattataaaaatgtatgttttggtgatatattttgtaatacactttctctataatatttagctaaaactcataaaaacatatTTCATCAGcttctttatacatatatttataataactatgcacaaactccaattaatccatatttacatttacatatattttatataatattttaatattattatttttctttataagctttctttatccatttagtatatatttattattttttaattattttattttactttaagtaataaaatatgtttaaagatataatatttaaatgatgtagagaaatatatagagaagctgatgtatgatataatgtaaaatttagaagtaaaataaaaagatgtgtgttttgatgaagtattttaaaaaatgaagTAGAAGACTCATTGAGAATGCTCTTATAAAAAGGCCAATAAGACACCTTCTTCAAAAGACTACTTTTTTATAAGCCTCAGTCTCTAAACGTAAATGCTAAAATTTTAAAGTTGAGAATTTAATTACTATTGGCAAATTAAGTGGGAATTTTTATCGCAATAAAAAAGTCATTGTTTAATGCACTAgaatattgataaaattttataataaatatttttatatataatttcaaCAATTTAAAATGAGATAAAAGGATAAAGAAAGATTTAAATAAAACTCTTAACAAAATATGGTATATGCATATAAATTGTAAAGTAACAAGTTACATAATTATTATCACACtctaaatgaatttttttttgttaaatttcttAACATAAGttgttctaatttttttaaggaattaaaatttattaatttatataaaatataaatattcaGGTCTTATATTGACTAATTCTGAACACAAAATATTATATTTGgcataattaatagaataagaaaaatatttaaacttgtgctattttataattattgaaaattttagtgcaaaaaaaaaatgaaaatttaaaacaaggGCTAAATTCTTAAAAaagaaaatgggaaaaaaaaccAAATTTTAATCACTCAATTACTCATGTCAAAAGTCTTCACCCCAAATCCCTAATCGGCTGACCCTCTTTCTCCCTCACTCccctcatattttttttcttgtccTGAGCTCTGATTCTCTCTCAGACGGCCTCGCAACGAGTGGACGAGACGACCCTCCCCCTCTCTTCTCACCCATTCCCCCGCGGTAAACACCTTTATGTTTTTTTCTGTTTGGTTCCTTAGAAAATTCCTACCTATTTTTATGTTCTTCAGCTCAATTCAACCCGCGAATGCCAATTCACATTGATTTCGAAATGATTTTCACTGAACCATATTACCCAATGAACATCTTCTAAAAGGGACTCTGAATCTTAATATTTGCAAGGGCTGATTAAATCAAACAattttagttttttgtttttttttcttatattttctgACACTTTCTCGACGACCAAACGGGAAGGAATGTGTCAATGAATAtgttagttatttaattatttattgggtAATTGTGTGAAGGTGATCAAATTTTGGGAATGTCGAGCGCCGTGGATGCTGCCGGAGATCCGATACCAACATCAGCGGTGCTGATGGCGTCGTCGAAGCAGATTGCGTTCAGATGCCAAGCGGAGAACGTAGCTTTCCTCAAGTGCAAGAAGAATGACCCAAACCCTGAGAAATGTCTCGATAAGGGCCAGCAAGTTACTCGATGTGTCCTTGGCCTGTGAGTTCTATCAAACttcgaattttttttttctgagttggattccttcactttaaattatttgaatctTTTGGGGGGCTTCTTTTGATAACTGAGAAAATAGGTATATTGTTTGGTGCTTAACACATAGACTTTTGATGATAAAGGACTCCGTCTACTTAGATTACATTGATAAATGAGAGAATAGGTATATTGTTTGGTGCTTAACACAGACTTTTGATGATAAAGGACTCCGTCTACTTAGATTACATTGATTGCTTTATCGATTTTGATTCTATGTGAGTTAATTAGGTGAGGGATTCATTCAAATTGTGTCAAAAATTATATAAAGCATTAATGAAAGGGAAGGGCAAACATTTTTGATAATATTCTGTTCTCATTATCACTCATTATGGATCTGTTAGCATGGACTGTACATGTTTACTACTAGAAGTGCTTAACAATTTTGAGATAGAGAATGTGCAAAATTTTGATCTAGTTTCCAATTTAAAGATTTTACATTTGTTTTGCATTTAATTTATAGTGAGCGTTTAACAATTTTATGAAacagaaacttttgaactaaagtTCCATCTTCAAGGCTTGTTCTTAGGGGTTTCATATTAGCTTGATATTCATCAAGCTTCAACTGGCTTGGCTctgaagttttttttttccaaggcCAACTATGTTTGTTTGAATTTTTCTTTTGAAGCATAATTCTTTGATTGCTATATTTTATAATGTCACTGCCTACTGGTTGAATTCATGCTCATCTTTTTATTTATGAAGTAATGATATTTTCAATATTGAATTAATCATTATGTGTGTATGACAATATGCTTTTTATACATCGATGATAAGATATCAAATTTTGAATAGAATAGAGCCATTATGACTATTTGCTGGCCTACTGGTTGCATTCATGCTCATCTTTTTATTTATGAAGTAATGATATTTTCAATATTGAATTAATCATTATGTGTGTATGACAATATGCTGTTTATACATCGATGATAAGATATCAAATTTTGAATAGAATAGAGCCATTATGACCATTTCGTGGTCTGTGGCTTGAAAGGAAATTTAGGCATCTTTCAGTTTGTTTTGAGAACTAGTTTGGAGTTGGAGTTCTTTTTTGAACCAATGAGAACATCTTATCATCTTTCAGTTTTTTCTCTATCAATGAATAGTTCTTGAGtcttatatatattaatatatgcaaaaaatatatatcaaattCTTCAATTTTGACATAGCAAACAACATTCTCATCAATCTCGTAATAGGTTGAAGAATTTGGTGATACGATCCTAAGCATTTGGAAGTATATTGCATCATTTTCCTACTCATCCCTATTAGTACATTCTCATTTGCAATTTAATGGGGACTTTTATTTTGAAGAGAAACTTTGTTTTACATTTCATATTTTAACTTAGAGAGGTTTAGTTTTCTTGGTAAATTAGATAAAAGACTATCTTACATTGCACTGGTAGAATTGTAAgtaatctttttttcttttacgTTTCACTGTAAAACATGATTTTTATTTGGTTGTTTTATTGCAGGTTGAGAGATCTTCACCAGAAGTGCACAAAAGAGATGGATGATTATGTTGGATGCATGTATTACAATACAAACGAGTTTGATTTATGTCGCAAAGAGCAGCAAGCATTTGAGAAAGCATGCCCTTTGGAATGAGATCTTGGTCCAACTGTTTCAATTGTTGCAATAATTTGGACAATTTTGCAGTGCTGTTGTTTCAATTCAATCAGTTCTGATATGGTTCTTTAAGATTTATCTTATCTTCTTTGTATGTTAAAAAGATTTTTCTGAGGAATAATGCATTAAGCATGGATATGTTAAAACCATAATTTGCAGATATCGATTGATGTTTTCGTTTCTCATCACACAACTCCGTTGTCTGATGTTTTTTTGGGTCTTCGCCTTGATGGAAAAACAAATAATTGAAGTTATTGGTCCTGATTATGAATAGTTATAACTTTTTTCCAAAATCTAAAAACAGAATGTGTCGACATTTTGAGAAATTTATTACTGATTAGTTTCCTTTGGAAATTACCCTTTCGAAGTGGTGGTTTTATGATCCATCATTATAGTCCAACTATGATCAGATTTATCTGAGACTAAATTCCAAGTACTACGTGGGATCTATACAAACACCCTTAAACTCACATCACAAGCGCCATTAGCAGCATTTACttgaggaaaaataaaataaaatattaattatatttggaCTACTATATATTGATCAATAAATTAATCAACACATTAAGCTCTCTAaagtattatttttttcttaatccGGTAAGATAATCATATTAAAAtgaatatttgtttatatatattggggaattctcctataacggcttcattttaagccctaccggtagggctctcagtgttctcaattcgtgaacagttttcggcacgattttttttttatgatcgtgtatattgtagctatttagagcatcttgcaaattttcagaaaattccgaatagtttacagtaccgaaaactaggttcaaacatgttgcacgcgtgactaattttttttatgcgcgtgaaaaataacatgtttgaatctagttttcggtactataaactattcggaattttctgaaaatttgtaggatgctctaaatagctacaatatacatggtcataaaaaaaagtcgcgccgaaaactgtttacgggttgagaaacactgagagccctaccggtagggcttaaagtgaagctcctatagaagaattgtcatatatatatatgtgtatgaatTTTCTTACATATGGGCATCACTTTTGTCCCTACCATAACGTTTTTTATTTTCAGCATTTTgagaaattataactcaattgTTTTTGCATGATGACgtacattataattataacaGAACTCCTgctaattttcagaaaattatgaataatttacagtgccgaaattAGAGTTTAAACAATCAGTTGTACAAgtgcctaattttttttatacgcgtgtaAAACAGactatttgaactctgatttcggtAAAAACAGactatttgaactctgatttccacagtaaattattcagaatttctcgaaAATTGGTGGGATGACTATTATGTACGCTgtcataaaaaaattagattataattTCTCCAAATACCAAAAAGAGAAAATGTCCCTATACTAGGGTCAAAAGTAATGCTccaacctatatatatatatatatatatatatatgagaattttcctataggggcttcactttaagccctaccggtaaggctctcagtgtttacaacccgtgaatagtttcacaacgatttttttatgaccgtgtatattgtagctattaagagcatcctgcaaattttcagaaaattccgaatagtttttAGTACCGAAAACcaaattcaaacatgttgttttccactcgcataaaaaaattagtcacgagtgcaacaacatgtttgaacttagtttttgatattgtaaactattcggaattttatgaaaatttgcaagatgctctaaatagttacaatatacacagtcataaaaaaatcacgccgaaaactgttcacggctcaagaacactgagagccccaccggtaaggcttaaagtgaagctctaTAGGAAAATTCCCCATATATATATAGGGGCAAAAATAATGATCATACCtatatttcttctatataaaaagtgtgtagataaaagaaaattttagttttaacggtagattgtaaacatgacttaaacttaaataaaataaaataaattaaaataagacaattttgagatattttacaatgataattatctaaaaataataaaaccatatatttaataacttaaataaaatttaattaaacttaaacttaatattatattaagcatataatatataatattttcttgtcactgccaaattaaaaaattaaaacaaacataaatttaaacaaaaattaattaattaattaaaataaaatattttaaagatattttatgataatttaaataattaaattatatttatttaaaaatattaaagacatacatattattttttttattttataaatttgtatgatagtttgttttttatcaagtgattgaacctctttttcttcatcaaattcaccaatgAACATTGTGagacattaaaaactaaaaatagttgatacatgtatactactgtctacactatgacttaatctattattaattttttttaaaatattattgtattttatatatatggcatgtagccatgtaaatatatatttatgtcaacgttgtgtttggatgttatatatgtagagattattgatataactatttatatatactatagaattataatttattctattatatatatttaaaaaaaacagtgaaccaatttttattaaaattattcacaatatttacaattttaaaagtAAGCAAACACACATTCTATGTTgtttttacctagtatatatatatatatattagatgcGAGCaactcattattttttttaagttttcatgattgtcgtatacatttcaaataaataaataaataatatttttcttaaattttcttgactgttatataaatttcaaataaataaagaatattaTATACAAAAGAACATAAGAGCACTCCCATCCGGTGCTCTACTTCTTCCTTTAAAATACCTctccaaaacacacatttttctattttacctctaagttttacattttaccatacatcagattctctattttttttctctatatcatttaaatattatattttcaaatattttttattcatttaaaatattttctataactatcaataatatctttatatattttaatgtttACAATATCTACCCATATgtaatatcacataattatattataatttaaatttatccaaatttataagatagactaaaatatcaattattctaaaaaaaattacaaataagaaattttattattctcaaaatatattttgggagttTTTATtggaaatatttaaatataatataatattgtgAATATATTTTTTGGTATATTCTATGGATATTCttctttgatatatatatatatatataatattttgaagaTATTTTTTGGTATATTCCATGGATATTCTTCTTTGATTATTGTGAAAGAATATTCTTAGCATATTCTTCAGTATATACTAAGAATATCCTTTTG contains the following coding sequences:
- the LOC133788905 gene encoding NADH dehydrogenase [ubiquinone] 1 alpha subcomplex subunit 8-B gives rise to the protein MSSAVDAAGDPIPTSAVLMASSKQIAFRCQAENVAFLKCKKNDPNPEKCLDKGQQVTRCVLGLLRDLHQKCTKEMDDYVGCMYYNTNEFDLCRKEQQAFEKACPLE